The sequence atttttttttaaagtagaaGAGCAGGAAAAGGTTTAAGTCAAAGGACAATTTTTTCCTATCGACCTTGGACCGATATCTTGGCATCGCTCTGTTGGATGTAAAGTCCAAATTGTCTTCCGCCTCCCCGTCTGCCCCAGTCTTTGCAGAGGTGCTGTTCATCCACAGGACAGAGGGGCAATCAACAGACTTCTCCTGTCCCCCTGAGGGGCCCGCTAGCTCTCTGAAAGGCTTCAACCTGTCCCGCCTGTGCCCTGGCGTCCCGGGTCAGCAAACCACCTTGCTATCGGTGTGGGCGGACTCCAGCCCCAGCCTCAAACTAGACCTCCGGCTCTGGGGACGTCTGGTCGTGGCGTCTGGGGGGTTGGGCGCGTGGTGGGTCAACCTTACCCTGACCGACCTGCAGCCCTCGGACACGGGGCTGTACAACCTGGAGCTCACAAGCAGCTCCACGGCCAACGGCTCGGACCGCAGCCTCCTCACCTGTCCACAGGTGCTTCTGTTGGTGGAGGGGACTGGTGAGTGgtcgtcaacacacacacaaacgtcaggaaaacacgtacgcacacacacacacggatatacacctaaaacacacacacacacacgttttgtaTTTGGCCACccagtttaattaattttgtgTTAATTTATTGAAAGTACAGTATGTACGCCTATTTCTAATGCCGTTATTTTTTGATATATATGTGTTGTCATCATGCAGATAGGCAGTGCCACCAGTGCTCTAGTAAGTACACATCCCTGCTCTACAGCATCTTTGCTGCTACAGTACTTCTGCTGCTGATGTCTACCTGGCTAGCGAGAAAGAGATGGGTGAGTGACCAGACTCATAACCGACTGCAACCATGGCAATGCTAGAGGAAACCACTGACTTCCTTTTGATTGATGCCTGTGGTGGATTCATGTCTATGTTGTTTAAAATTGTAACATGTTCAGAAGGTCGTTTTGGTTAATAAGCATGTAATAAGTGTTATTGCAGTGTTAAAGGAGACCTTAAAGAGAAAAGAGTAAAGGTAAAGAGTCTTATCATAAGATACGCATGATATCCTATTATAACATTCTCTAACGTATATGTTATGGCTACACATGGTTTAAGTTTTGCCAGTTGCAAAATGAGTACATATATAGTCTTTCATTAGACAATAATGCGGTGCTGTTAGAAACGTCAAAACCAAAAGTTTCCGGCTGTGAAGTCTGTTTGCTTTCACAGATGAGGGCGAGGTGTCGTCAGAAACCACAGCCGCCTCATCCGATCTACGAGGAAATGAACAGCAAGAGTGAGAGGCGGGGTGCAGGAAGCCCCCAGAATATCACCATGAGCACCTCACACATGGAGACAGCCTTCCCTGTGTACTCCAACCTCGGCGTCAGGCAGGCGGAGGACAACTACTACGCCTGTCCCCGGCAGATCACAGCCCCTCTAATGCTCTGAACCTCCTAACTTACTTTTATACATCCATGCTCTTTAAGCTTAGGCTGCTCTGCCATCTTTCTTCCTGCCTGAAAGGCTAAATAGGAGTCTCCAAGAGGGTGATAGCGAACCAACAACAGGAAGGAGGATGGAGGAAGTAGATCCTACAAGAGCTTCCATGTATTAACAATAGCTTGGGGCCCATGATGAAAGGTACAGATATTTCACAGACACGTGCTACGCCTGCAAAGCTTTGATTGAAATCAGACGGATGACAAGTTCATCTTTAACAGCCAAGTaaaaaactgcagttttattaatatttgaaaGAAGCGCCATTGATTATTAAAACcattgtttcattttttttccggTGCATGTCATTTAACAATCACATTCTATGAGGAGAAAGATATACAGagagtaaaataaaacattacaaGCCACTGAACTTTCATTTAATCTCAGTACAGACATCTTTCCTTAGCATTTCATAAACATGAAAAACAATGCAACACagccctaacccccccccccccaaccaaaatACTTTTAACTGAATAAAAGGGACCAAGGGACAGAAGGAAAAAACACAATTGAACCAAGATACACCCCTgatgggttcgaatcccacagTGCTCTAGACTAAGATGCtcattggtgtttttttttaagaaatacACAGCATGGTGATGTAGCGGTACATAGTTGTGGGGGGAGGAAGTTGGAgtagggaggtggtggtggtgcaggctCCAACATCTGCATCGATAAAGACCTCCGCAGGCCACCCACCACTTTAGGATAACACAATACATTggacacccctccccccaccccacaagACAAAGCAAAAAATACATGGGTCACAGAGAAGTAGGTAACGACACCTTCATCAGCGCCCCAAAACTTTGTGCATAGATTTGTGATCTTTTGAAACCAGTCGgttacaaataaaaaacgatcCTGCAAGTAAGACCCACCAAAAGCATTCACAAAAATGGTTTAAAATGTTTCTATTGTCTAATACccgccatatatatatatataaatataagagagagagagagagagagagagagagagagagcgagaaagagagagtaatgCACAATGTTCCTGATTCAGTCAGGTCGGGACCtcataataaaatacaataaagatTCAAACAGCAATGTTGCATGTTATTCACTTTTTTCTTTCACAATCAAAATCattgaccactttttttttgtaaatgtaaagcaATTTTTaatatatagatttatatataaagcACTCCATTTTCATTTAAAGTCCATTATTTGGTTAATATGTAACTGCTACGGATTTAGAAAACAAAGAGAACTTCTTTCCTCTGAAATCCATAACTTTCAGTGCTTACAATTTGTATTTTTCGTAtcaactttttttaaattgttatATTCACTCGTAAAAACTTACATTAAAATGGCGTGGAGTCAGTACTCTGGAAACTCAGCCTTCCTGAGACGAAATccactttttttgtgtgtgcaagaTAGTGAGCAATTATGTCttctttcaaaattaataaaataaaaaggaacaaaatatattcatatatcaACATTTAAATTACAGGCTTTCAGATAGTCCTTAAAAATCAACATTGACAAAACAAAGCAGCCCAAGGTCAAACAGAACATGGCGACACTGTTCTATCCCAGAGCTCCTAAAGACAATAAGTCTTCATAATGCAAAGCGTTGTGTTGTACTTTATAAATGGAAGCATTTGTccttttcaatttttttataaGTTCCCATAGTATCATTTTGCttaatctttattaatttttttcattttattgtaaaaAACACCAGGAAATAAAGTGTTTGGTGTAAACGGTTTGGTGGCCTTGAGAGAAGGAAAACTAAAAATGCTAGAGGACTGAACCTCCGTAGAAACTGAAACAAAGCTAACAACCCCCAATAATCAAGAAAGaaataaaagttaaaa comes from Gadus macrocephalus chromosome 2, ASM3116895v1 and encodes:
- the LOC132449213 gene encoding uncharacterized protein LOC132449213, with product MKKWSVCLIYFFMKTAVVFAEVLFIHRTEGQSTDFSCPPEGPASSLKGFNLSRLCPGVPGQQTTLLSVWADSSPSLKLDLRLWGRLVVASGGLGAWWVNLTLTDLQPSDTGLYNLELTSSSTANGSDRSLLTCPQVLLLVEGTDRQCHQCSSKYTSLLYSIFAATVLLLLMSTWLARKRWMRARCRQKPQPPHPIYEEMNSKSERRGAGSPQNITMSTSHMETAFPVYSNLGVRQAEDNYYACPRQITAPLML